The following coding sequences lie in one Glycine max cultivar Williams 82 chromosome 19, Glycine_max_v4.0, whole genome shotgun sequence genomic window:
- the LOC100306630 gene encoding LOB domain-containing protein 25: protein MLLPKKEVAGCVLEKIMASSSYSNSPCAACKFLRRKCMPDCIFSPYFPPEEPQKFANVHKIFGASNVSKLLNEVQPHQREDAVNSLAYEAEARIKDPVYGCVGAISVLQRQVIRLQKELDATNADLIRYTCNEMPTTQDGRRIIGEGGGGGGSSLGQSPGYYYPSPWNNDPLGDGYHRGDNI from the exons ATGTTGTTACCAAAAAAGGAAGTAGCAGGATGTGTTTTAG AGAAGATCATGGCCTCATCTAGCTACTCTAACTCTCCCTGTGCTGCCTGCAAGTTCTTGAGAAGAAAATGCATGCCGGATTGCATTTTCTCCCCGTATTTCCCTCCAGAAGAGCCTCAGAAGTTCGCCAATGTGCACAAGATATTTGGAGCAAGCAACGTGAGCAAGCTTCTAAATGAGGTGCAGCCCCACCAGAGGGAGGATGCAGTGAACTCACTGGCCTATGAAGCCGAGGCACGGATAAAGGATCCGGTTTATGGCTGTGTTGGGGCAATCTCAGTGCTCCAAAGGCAAGTGATTAGGCTCCAGAAGGAACTTGATGCCACAAATGCTGATTTGATCCGTTATACCTGCAATGAAATGCCAACCACTCAAGATGGTAGAAGAATTATTGGTGAAgggggtggtggtggtggttccTCTCTTGGTCAATCTCCTGGTTACTATTACCCTTCTCCTTGGAACAATGATCCGCTTGGGGATGGTTATCACAGAGGtgacaatatataa